A window from Hymenobacter volaticus encodes these proteins:
- a CDS encoding UxaA family hydrolase yields MKHLVAKIHPDDNVLVALQDLPVGTPVTYDGVTVTTTERIPAKHKLAMQFLAPGDPVHMYGVLVGKAAQAIGVGGLLTTGNIRHATDSYGENQERRAAWTAPDVSKWEDRTFMGFHRADGSVGTANYWLVIPLVFCENRNIQVLEEALVNDLGYARRKSYQPQTQELISLMQAGKTVEEILATDLHSAEGKHQKPKLFPNIDGIRFLSHEGGCGGIRQDAQSLCGLLAGYITHPNVAGATVLSLGCQNAQVSMLQDEINKRSPNFSKPLFILEQQKLGTEETLISTALRQTFAGLMQANQVQRQPAPLSKLCIGLECGGSDGFSGISANPAVGHVSDLMVALGGSVILAEFPELCGVEQELVDRSVDHATAERFSSLMKAYGDSAVAVGSGFDMNPSPGNIRDGLITDAMKSAGAARKGGSSPVVAVLDYPELVTKPGLNLLCTPGNDVESTTAEVGSGANVVLFTTGLGTPTGNPIAPVVKISSNTALANRMPDIIDVNTGTVIDGEETIEQAGERILDYVIRVASGEEVAAVRHGQTDFIPWKRGVSL; encoded by the coding sequence ATGAAGCATCTAGTAGCTAAAATCCACCCCGATGACAACGTGCTGGTAGCCTTGCAGGACCTACCCGTTGGCACGCCCGTCACCTACGACGGTGTTACCGTCACGACCACCGAACGGATTCCAGCCAAGCATAAATTAGCCATGCAGTTCTTGGCTCCCGGCGACCCGGTGCATATGTACGGGGTGCTGGTTGGCAAAGCGGCACAAGCCATTGGCGTTGGTGGCCTGCTAACCACCGGCAACATCCGTCACGCCACCGACAGCTACGGCGAAAACCAGGAGCGTCGCGCCGCTTGGACTGCCCCTGACGTATCGAAGTGGGAAGACCGCACTTTCATGGGCTTCCACCGCGCCGATGGCAGCGTGGGCACTGCCAACTACTGGTTGGTGATTCCGTTGGTGTTCTGCGAAAACCGCAATATTCAGGTGCTGGAAGAAGCCTTGGTGAATGACCTTGGCTATGCCCGCCGTAAATCATATCAGCCCCAAACACAAGAGCTGATTTCGTTGATGCAAGCCGGTAAAACGGTAGAAGAGATTCTAGCCACCGACTTACACAGCGCCGAGGGCAAGCACCAGAAGCCGAAGCTGTTCCCAAATATTGACGGCATCCGGTTTCTGAGCCACGAAGGCGGTTGCGGCGGTATTCGGCAAGACGCCCAAAGTCTGTGTGGCTTGCTGGCTGGCTACATCACCCACCCCAACGTAGCGGGTGCTACCGTACTAAGTCTCGGCTGCCAGAACGCTCAGGTGAGCATGCTGCAAGACGAAATCAACAAGCGTAGCCCCAACTTCAGCAAGCCGTTGTTCATCTTGGAGCAGCAGAAGCTTGGTACTGAAGAAACGCTTATCAGCACGGCGTTGCGCCAAACCTTCGCGGGTTTGATGCAAGCCAACCAAGTACAGCGCCAGCCCGCGCCCCTCAGCAAGCTGTGCATCGGTCTGGAGTGCGGCGGCTCCGATGGCTTCTCTGGTATTTCCGCCAACCCTGCCGTAGGGCACGTGTCCGATTTGATGGTGGCCTTGGGTGGCTCGGTTATTCTAGCTGAATTCCCCGAACTGTGTGGCGTCGAGCAGGAACTAGTAGACCGCAGCGTAGACCACGCTACGGCCGAACGGTTCAGCTCCCTGATGAAAGCCTACGGCGACAGTGCCGTGGCAGTAGGCTCGGGCTTCGACATGAACCCTTCTCCGGGCAACATCCGCGATGGTTTGATTACCGACGCTATGAAGTCGGCGGGTGCGGCGCGCAAAGGCGGTAGCTCCCCGGTGGTAGCCGTGCTCGACTATCCTGAGCTCGTGACCAAGCCCGGCTTGAACCTGCTTTGCACTCCCGGCAACGACGTGGAATCGACCACCGCCGAAGTAGGATCGGGCGCCAACGTGGTACTCTTCACGACCGGCCTCGGTACGCCTACCGGCAACCCCATTGCGCCGGTTGTTAAGATTTCCAGCAACACGGCGTTGGCGAATCGGATGCCCGACATTATCGACGTAAACACCGGCACCGTTATCGATGGCGAGGAAACTATCGAGCAAGCCGGGGAGCGGATTCTGGATTATGTGATTCGGGTAGCCAGCGGCGAAGAAGTAGCCGCCGTGCGCCACGGTCAAACCGACTTTATTCCTTGGAAACGCGGCGTCTCGTTGTAA
- the uxaC gene encoding glucuronate isomerase encodes MKKPFLNEDFLLQTETAQQLYHEYAKQMPIIDYHSHQIPDQIAQDRQFETITQIWLYGDHYKWRAMRTNGVPERFITGDASDWEKFEKWAETVPQTVRNPLYHWTHLELQRYFGITELLNKESARRIFDECNAKLQTPEYSVQNLLRRMNVEVVCTTDDPADSLEHHRAIAASGFEVRVLPTFRADKAMTPEDATAYNQYLDKLGEAAAVDIRTFFDLQTALRLRHDYFAALGCRLSDHGLEQIYAADYTEAEINDIFVKVRGGEELAANEVLQFKSALLVLLAEMDWEKGWTQQYHLGALRNNNSRMLRQLGPDTGWDSIGDFSQGRALSQFLNRLDGQDKLAKTILYNLNPADNELIATMVGNFNDGSVAGKVQFGSGWWFLDQKDGMEKQINALSNMGLLSRFVGMLTDSRSFLSYPRHEYFRRILCNLIGTDVENGELPDDMELLGTIVKNICYGNAKEYFGFDAVAEPALEAAAARS; translated from the coding sequence ATGAAAAAGCCCTTCCTAAACGAGGATTTCCTACTGCAAACCGAAACTGCGCAGCAGCTCTACCACGAGTATGCCAAGCAAATGCCTATCATCGACTACCATTCGCATCAGATTCCCGATCAGATTGCGCAGGACCGGCAGTTCGAGACCATCACCCAAATCTGGCTCTACGGCGACCACTACAAGTGGCGCGCCATGCGCACCAATGGGGTGCCGGAGCGCTTCATTACGGGGGATGCATCAGATTGGGAAAAGTTTGAGAAGTGGGCCGAAACTGTGCCCCAAACCGTGCGCAATCCGCTCTACCATTGGACGCACTTGGAATTGCAACGCTACTTCGGCATCACCGAATTGCTGAATAAAGAAAGTGCCCGCCGTATTTTCGATGAGTGCAACGCCAAGCTCCAGACGCCGGAATACAGCGTTCAGAACTTGCTGCGCCGCATGAATGTGGAAGTGGTATGCACCACCGACGACCCAGCCGACTCGCTTGAGCATCACCGCGCCATAGCGGCTAGCGGTTTCGAGGTGCGTGTACTGCCCACCTTCCGCGCCGACAAAGCCATGACACCGGAAGATGCTACCGCTTACAACCAGTACCTCGATAAGCTAGGCGAAGCTGCTGCCGTAGATATCCGCACGTTCTTCGACCTGCAAACCGCGCTGCGCCTACGCCACGACTACTTCGCGGCCCTCGGCTGTCGGTTGTCGGACCACGGGTTAGAGCAGATTTACGCGGCTGATTACACGGAAGCAGAAATCAACGACATCTTCGTTAAAGTAAGGGGCGGGGAGGAGCTAGCGGCTAATGAGGTGTTGCAGTTCAAGTCGGCTCTGCTGGTGCTGCTAGCCGAAATGGATTGGGAAAAAGGCTGGACGCAGCAGTACCACTTGGGCGCTCTGCGCAACAACAACTCCCGCATGCTGCGCCAACTCGGCCCCGATACAGGTTGGGATTCTATCGGTGACTTCTCGCAAGGCCGCGCTCTGTCGCAGTTTCTGAACCGCCTCGACGGGCAGGATAAACTGGCCAAAACCATCCTCTACAACCTAAATCCAGCCGACAATGAGCTGATTGCTACGATGGTTGGCAACTTCAACGATGGCTCGGTAGCGGGTAAGGTGCAGTTCGGCTCGGGCTGGTGGTTCCTCGACCAGAAAGACGGCATGGAAAAGCAAATCAACGCCTTGTCGAACATGGGATTGCTTAGCCGCTTTGTGGGCATGCTCACCGATTCGCGCAGCTTCCTTTCCTACCCACGTCACGAATACTTCCGCCGTATCCTCTGCAACCTCATCGGCACCGATGTGGAAAACGGCGAACTGCCCGACGACATGGAATTGCTCGGCACCATCGTGAAGAATATCTGCTACGGCAACGCCAAAGAATACTTCGGGTTCGATGCAGTAGCCGAGCCAGCATTGGAGGCAGCGGCAGCCCGTTCGTAG
- a CDS encoding PfkB family carbohydrate kinase: MQHTVYSGQRLGLYFLEVGASLRPSKVVYDRANSSFANLDPAAFNWDEILKDAQWLHWTGITPAISAATAQATADAIAAARRLGITVSADVNYRRNLWQYGQTAQQVMTELVTGCDVVVCSENDAEDLFGIQPAPGADNKFASMGEQLIARFPQIKQVISTRRKTQSASHERIKGMLFDGSYTETPYLDITPVVDRIGGGDAFMGGFIYGSLHYATPAEALSFALAASALKHTIHGDVNLVTAAEVEHVMQGNTTGRLVR; encoded by the coding sequence ATGCAGCACACCGTGTACAGCGGCCAGCGGCTCGGGTTGTACTTCTTGGAAGTAGGTGCCTCGCTACGGCCCAGCAAAGTGGTGTACGACCGGGCCAATTCTTCTTTCGCCAATCTTGACCCCGCTGCTTTCAATTGGGACGAGATTCTGAAAGACGCGCAGTGGCTGCATTGGACCGGCATTACGCCCGCCATTTCGGCTGCTACCGCGCAGGCCACCGCCGATGCAATTGCTGCCGCACGCCGGTTAGGCATCACCGTTTCGGCCGACGTGAACTATCGTCGCAACCTGTGGCAATACGGCCAAACCGCGCAACAGGTAATGACCGAATTGGTAACCGGCTGCGACGTGGTAGTGTGTTCGGAAAACGATGCCGAAGACCTGTTCGGGATTCAACCTGCGCCGGGTGCTGACAACAAGTTTGCTTCGATGGGCGAACAGCTAATTGCGCGCTTCCCCCAAATCAAGCAGGTGATTTCAACCCGCCGCAAAACTCAAAGTGCCTCGCACGAGCGCATCAAAGGCATGCTCTTCGATGGCTCTTATACAGAAACCCCGTATCTTGATATCACGCCCGTCGTGGACCGCATTGGCGGCGGCGACGCTTTTATGGGCGGTTTCATCTACGGCTCTTTGCATTACGCCACACCGGCTGAGGCACTTAGCTTCGCTCTGGCTGCTTCTGCCCTCAAGCACACCATCCACGGCGACGTGAATTTGGTGACGGCAGCCGAAGTAGAGCACGTCATGCAAGGCAACACCACCGGCCGTTTGGTTCGGTAA
- a CDS encoding bifunctional 4-hydroxy-2-oxoglutarate aldolase/2-dehydro-3-deoxy-phosphogluconate aldolase, which produces METKNKSRFSSAEAFETVLRYPVVPVFYHADVTYAKRIVQACYAGGLRVFEFTNRGEKAFEVFSELVEFVHSNCPDMLLGIGTIYEAEDAERFIAAGADFVVQPCLTAEVAAVCRAHDVPWLPGTMTVSEVYQANKLGAAIVKIFPGNVVGPGFIKSLRGPMPKVPIMVTGGVEPTEESLKEWFQAGVNVVGMGSQLFKNADDTEALSQQIASLLKFVDTVKK; this is translated from the coding sequence ATGGAAACCAAGAATAAGTCCCGATTCTCTTCCGCCGAAGCTTTCGAAACAGTCCTGCGCTATCCGGTAGTGCCCGTTTTTTATCACGCCGACGTCACGTATGCCAAGCGTATTGTGCAGGCGTGCTATGCGGGCGGATTGCGTGTATTTGAATTCACCAACCGTGGTGAAAAAGCCTTTGAAGTGTTTAGTGAACTGGTAGAATTCGTGCACTCCAACTGCCCGGATATGCTACTCGGTATCGGCACCATTTACGAAGCCGAAGACGCCGAGCGCTTCATTGCCGCTGGCGCCGATTTCGTGGTGCAGCCTTGCCTCACGGCAGAGGTAGCAGCCGTTTGCCGTGCGCACGATGTGCCATGGCTGCCCGGCACCATGACCGTTTCGGAAGTGTATCAAGCCAATAAGCTCGGCGCGGCCATTGTCAAGATATTCCCTGGCAATGTGGTGGGACCAGGTTTCATCAAGAGCCTTCGCGGCCCGATGCCGAAAGTGCCCATCATGGTAACAGGCGGCGTAGAGCCTACCGAGGAAAGCCTCAAAGAGTGGTTTCAAGCCGGCGTAAATGTGGTAGGTATGGGGTCCCAACTCTTCAAAAATGCTGACGATACGGAAGCACTCAGCCAGCAAATTGCCAGTTTGTTGAAGTTTGTAGACACCGTGAAAAAGTAA
- a CDS encoding MFS transporter: MIPSPTQSPPAPPLDTSTMSKYRWTICALVFFATTVNYLDRAVISLLKPYLETEFKWNSADYANIEIAFKVAYSLGMLGAGRIIDKLGTKMGYALSTFLWSLSAIGHAFVSSTFGFSVARAFLGVTEAGNFPAAIKTTAEWFPQRERALATGIFNSGSNVGAIIAPLTVPLIAETIGWKWAFVITGALGFVWLVLWFVYYEVPARHARLTKAEFDYIHSDVDDMAAVAVESQPKISWFKLLTFRQTWAFVLGKFLTDPIWWFYLFWLPDFLNKQYGLKGTDVAFPVALVYVLSSIGSVGGGWIPLNFMKRGMAPFQARKMAMLLIALCVFPIVFAQRLGQVDMWLAVIVIGIAAAAHQAWSANIFTTVSDMFPKRAVASVTGIGGMAGGLGGILLTALVQKRMFVYYESINQLDKAYFIMFLICGGAYLTAWLLMQVLVPKMKLINLDNPEQ; encoded by the coding sequence ATGATACCATCCCCGACCCAATCCCCGCCCGCGCCCCCACTCGACACGTCTACCATGAGTAAATACCGGTGGACGATTTGCGCGCTGGTGTTTTTTGCGACTACGGTTAACTACCTCGACCGGGCAGTTATTTCGCTGCTCAAACCGTACCTGGAAACCGAATTCAAGTGGAATTCTGCCGACTATGCCAACATTGAAATTGCCTTCAAGGTGGCGTACTCGCTTGGGATGTTGGGAGCGGGCCGGATCATCGATAAGCTGGGCACCAAGATGGGTTATGCTCTCTCCACGTTCTTGTGGAGTTTGTCGGCTATCGGCCACGCTTTTGTTAGCAGCACTTTCGGGTTCAGCGTGGCCCGGGCTTTCTTGGGTGTAACGGAAGCTGGCAATTTCCCGGCAGCTATTAAGACTACGGCCGAGTGGTTTCCGCAGCGGGAGCGGGCTCTGGCCACGGGTATCTTCAACTCGGGTTCCAACGTCGGAGCCATTATTGCCCCACTTACCGTACCGCTCATCGCCGAAACGATAGGGTGGAAGTGGGCCTTTGTCATCACGGGCGCACTAGGTTTTGTTTGGCTGGTGTTGTGGTTTGTTTACTACGAAGTACCTGCCCGGCATGCCCGCTTAACCAAAGCGGAATTCGATTACATCCACAGTGATGTAGACGATATGGCGGCAGTAGCCGTCGAGAGCCAGCCCAAAATCTCTTGGTTCAAGCTGCTAACCTTCCGGCAGACGTGGGCCTTCGTGCTAGGTAAATTCCTCACCGACCCTATTTGGTGGTTCTACCTGTTCTGGTTGCCAGACTTCCTGAACAAGCAATATGGTCTTAAGGGCACGGACGTAGCTTTTCCGGTGGCGCTGGTGTACGTGCTGTCGAGCATAGGCAGCGTGGGCGGTGGTTGGATTCCACTGAACTTCATGAAGCGTGGTATGGCGCCTTTCCAAGCCCGTAAGATGGCCATGCTACTCATTGCGCTCTGCGTATTCCCAATCGTGTTTGCGCAGCGCTTAGGGCAAGTGGATATGTGGTTAGCCGTCATCGTGATTGGCATTGCCGCCGCAGCTCACCAGGCCTGGAGTGCCAACATCTTCACGACCGTGTCCGATATGTTCCCGAAGCGGGCTGTAGCCTCTGTTACGGGTATTGGCGGCATGGCCGGGGGCTTGGGTGGTATCTTGCTGACGGCCTTAGTGCAGAAACGCATGTTTGTGTACTATGAAAGCATCAACCAGCTGGACAAGGCCTACTTCATCATGTTCCTGATTTGCGGTGGGGCGTACCTAACTGCTTGGCTGCTGATGCAAGTATTGGTGCCTAAGATGAAGCTGATAAATCTGGATAATCCGGAGCAGTAG
- a CDS encoding nuclear transport factor 2 family protein, with translation MKKLSFLLTLLLFVLPAITFAQNSKDAAAAKEVEALERKRFEAQVKKDYAVLEKVFGEDLVYTHSNGKQNNKTEYIQSIREGKSVYDKIDVEALNVRAYNDGKTAVVNGTITIYQPNKPDGTPNVAHLKYVVVQVKDPKKGWQVVLWQSQKQPEVKS, from the coding sequence ATGAAAAAACTGTCGTTTCTTCTGACGTTGCTTCTTTTTGTGCTGCCTGCTATCACCTTCGCCCAAAATTCCAAGGATGCTGCTGCCGCCAAAGAAGTGGAAGCCTTAGAGCGCAAACGCTTCGAAGCTCAGGTGAAGAAAGATTATGCCGTGCTGGAAAAAGTATTCGGCGAAGACCTTGTCTACACCCATTCCAACGGCAAGCAAAACAACAAAACCGAATACATTCAGTCAATCCGCGAAGGCAAAAGCGTCTATGATAAGATTGACGTGGAAGCCCTGAACGTCCGTGCTTACAACGACGGCAAAACGGCTGTTGTCAACGGTACCATTACCATCTACCAACCTAACAAGCCCGACGGAACGCCCAACGTTGCCCACCTGAAGTACGTGGTAGTGCAAGTGAAGGACCCAAAGAAAGGCTGGCAAGTAGTGCTCTGGCAGTCCCAGAAGCAGCCTGAGGTAAAGAGCTAA
- a CDS encoding Gfo/Idh/MocA family oxidoreductase — MNTNQHDSSRRDFLQKSMLATAGLMTPLPLSVFGAAGPTKRRVAMVGTGHRGSGMWGTQLLEDHRDVIEFVGLCDKNKGRAETAKKMMGVSCPTYTDFETMMRKAKPEILIVTTVDATHDQFIIKGMEMGANIVSEKPMTTDETKCQAILDAEKRTGKKVTVTFNYRYSPHRQKIYELLRNDTIGKITSVDFHWYLDNRHGADYFRRWHRLTENSGSLWVHKASHHFDLLNWWLESEPETVYAKAALENYGKNGPFRFSNCRPCPHKDKCAYYWDMTKDARLMALYAQNEQYDGYLRDGCVYKEDVNIYDKMAATIGYANGAQVSYSLTAYSPYEGYRIAFNGTKGRIDAWIKESGEMKMEPYDEIMVSHNFGKVEYIQVPQAEGHGGGDKLLRAQLFRHPEAPDAYRQAAGSRDGAMAILVGIAARKSVTSGQPVRIADLTDLKPVAVKA; from the coding sequence ATGAATACAAATCAACACGACTCTTCTCGACGGGATTTTCTACAAAAGTCTATGCTTGCTACGGCGGGCCTCATGACGCCGCTGCCTTTGTCAGTATTTGGTGCTGCGGGGCCGACTAAGCGGCGCGTAGCTATGGTGGGTACGGGCCACCGCGGCAGCGGCATGTGGGGCACCCAATTACTCGAAGATCACCGCGACGTTATTGAATTTGTGGGTCTGTGCGATAAAAACAAAGGCCGCGCCGAAACCGCGAAGAAAATGATGGGCGTCTCGTGCCCCACTTACACGGACTTCGAGACGATGATGCGCAAAGCCAAGCCTGAAATCTTGATTGTGACCACCGTGGATGCCACCCACGACCAGTTCATCATCAAGGGCATGGAAATGGGCGCCAACATTGTGTCGGAAAAGCCGATGACCACCGACGAAACAAAGTGCCAAGCTATTCTGGATGCCGAAAAGCGGACGGGCAAGAAAGTGACCGTTACGTTCAACTACCGCTATTCGCCGCACCGCCAGAAAATCTATGAATTGCTCCGCAATGACACCATCGGCAAGATTACGTCAGTTGATTTTCACTGGTACCTCGATAACCGCCACGGTGCCGATTATTTCCGTCGCTGGCACCGCCTCACCGAGAACAGTGGCTCGCTGTGGGTGCACAAGGCTAGTCATCACTTCGATCTGCTGAACTGGTGGTTGGAATCGGAGCCCGAAACGGTCTACGCCAAAGCAGCGCTAGAGAACTACGGCAAAAACGGCCCGTTCCGGTTTAGCAACTGCCGGCCGTGCCCGCACAAAGACAAATGTGCCTACTATTGGGATATGACCAAAGATGCCCGCTTAATGGCGCTGTACGCCCAAAACGAGCAGTACGATGGCTATCTGCGTGATGGCTGCGTGTACAAAGAAGACGTAAACATCTACGATAAGATGGCTGCCACCATCGGGTACGCCAACGGGGCGCAGGTCAGCTACTCACTCACGGCGTATTCTCCGTATGAGGGCTACCGCATTGCATTCAATGGCACCAAGGGCCGCATCGACGCGTGGATCAAGGAATCTGGCGAGATGAAAATGGAGCCCTACGACGAAATTATGGTGTCGCATAATTTCGGTAAGGTGGAATACATTCAGGTGCCCCAAGCCGAAGGCCACGGCGGCGGCGACAAGCTGCTGCGAGCGCAACTGTTCCGGCACCCTGAGGCCCCCGATGCCTACCGCCAAGCTGCCGGCAGCCGCGACGGAGCCATGGCCATTCTGGTGGGTATTGCAGCTCGCAAAAGCGTAACCAGCGGCCAGCCCGTTCGGATTGCCGATCTAACTGATCTTAAGCCAGTCGCCGTTAAGGCCTAA
- a CDS encoding aldehyde dehydrogenase family protein: protein MSKIISPQVEFGGLLSQMKAVTPEAFSPDGKILNLMEGRWQETGTPREFVSPIDGTSLGWMPMLNRETALRAVEFAKGEAAAWAATDLDERKSRVQDCLNQLREQVELTGKLIMWEIGKTYKLGFTDIDRAIEGVQWYVDNIEGMLGQRKPLGLVSNIASWNYPMSVLLHAVLVQALAGNSVIAKTPTDGGFISLSLTFAIARRCGLPVTLVSGSGGELSDVLVKNDAIDCLSFVGGRYNGRNIADALSSVHKRYMLEMEGVNTYGIWNYSDWTGLADQLKKGYDYGKQRCTAYVRFVVERRLFPQFLETYWEAIRSLKVGNPTLVDNPGDQLPDLAFGPVINATQAQELDRLYANALQTGATPIYEGKLDESLFLPGQDRSAYRAPRALVNLPRQSELYFKEPFGPIDSIVLVDRVEELVGEMNISNGALVAAVASDDQKWAARTAKEVRAFKVGLNKLRSRGDRDEVFGGLGESWKGAFVGGTLLVEAVTEGNKPVLGNYPESLLLPEKI from the coding sequence ATGTCTAAAATCATTTCGCCCCAAGTGGAGTTCGGCGGTTTGCTGAGCCAGATGAAAGCAGTTACGCCAGAGGCTTTTTCGCCGGATGGTAAGATTTTAAACCTCATGGAAGGGCGGTGGCAAGAAACGGGTACGCCCCGCGAATTCGTCTCGCCTATTGATGGCACCTCGTTGGGCTGGATGCCCATGCTGAACCGCGAAACGGCACTTCGGGCCGTGGAATTTGCCAAAGGCGAAGCCGCTGCCTGGGCCGCCACCGACCTCGATGAGCGCAAAAGCCGCGTGCAGGATTGCCTCAACCAGCTCCGCGAGCAGGTAGAATTGACTGGCAAGCTAATCATGTGGGAAATCGGCAAAACCTACAAGCTCGGTTTCACCGACATTGACCGCGCCATTGAAGGTGTACAGTGGTACGTCGATAATATTGAGGGCATGTTGGGCCAGCGCAAGCCGCTTGGGCTAGTGAGCAACATTGCCAGCTGGAACTACCCCATGTCGGTGCTGCTGCACGCGGTGCTAGTGCAGGCACTGGCCGGCAACTCGGTTATTGCCAAAACGCCTACCGATGGCGGCTTTATTTCGCTGAGCTTAACCTTTGCTATTGCCCGCCGTTGCGGCTTGCCCGTGACGCTAGTGAGTGGTTCGGGCGGGGAGCTGAGCGACGTGCTGGTAAAGAACGATGCCATCGACTGCCTCAGCTTCGTGGGTGGCCGCTACAACGGCCGCAACATTGCCGACGCGTTGAGTTCGGTGCACAAGCGCTACATGCTGGAAATGGAAGGCGTAAACACCTATGGTATTTGGAACTACTCGGATTGGACTGGCTTAGCCGATCAACTCAAGAAGGGCTATGACTACGGCAAGCAGCGCTGCACGGCCTACGTGCGCTTCGTAGTGGAGCGTCGTTTGTTTCCGCAATTTCTGGAAACCTATTGGGAAGCCATTCGCAGCTTGAAAGTAGGCAACCCTACGCTCGTGGATAACCCCGGCGACCAACTGCCTGACTTAGCTTTCGGACCCGTCATCAACGCCACACAGGCGCAGGAGCTAGACCGCCTCTACGCCAACGCCCTGCAAACGGGTGCTACGCCTATCTACGAAGGCAAACTCGATGAGAGCCTATTCTTGCCTGGCCAAGACCGTTCGGCCTATAGAGCACCACGGGCACTTGTAAACTTGCCTCGCCAGAGCGAATTGTACTTCAAAGAGCCTTTCGGCCCTATCGACAGCATTGTGCTCGTTGACCGGGTGGAAGAACTGGTAGGGGAGATGAACATCAGCAATGGTGCTCTCGTAGCCGCAGTAGCTTCCGACGACCAAAAGTGGGCTGCCCGCACGGCCAAGGAAGTGCGTGCCTTCAAGGTCGGCCTCAACAAGCTCCGTTCCCGCGGCGACCGGGACGAAGTTTTCGGCGGCCTCGGCGAATCGTGGAAAGGTGCTTTCGTCGGGGGCACACTCCTGGTGGAAGCCGTAACGGAAGGCAACAAGCCAGTACTCGGAAACTATCCGGAGTCGTTGCTGCTACCTGAGAAAATCTAG
- a CDS encoding PhzF family phenazine biosynthesis protein, with protein MNLPIYQIDAFSDRPFAGNPAAVCPLDSWLPAETMQAIAAENNLAETAFFVPKSGSEYEIRWFTPAVEVELCGHATLASAHVLYQHLAFEGTEITFHSRSGPLLVLRETDGRLTLDFPSRPPQPLPNHPDGLLDGLGATPLHVLAGPDLVALFASEAEVRAIRPDFTQLARVEYRAVIVTAPGTDGIDFVSRFFGPRVGVPEDPVTGSAHTTLIPYWAEKLGKNTLKARQVSPRGGDLWCELRGDRVRISGYAVTYLRGEIEVAEMPVSTT; from the coding sequence ATGAACCTGCCCATTTATCAAATTGATGCCTTTTCCGACCGGCCCTTTGCTGGTAATCCGGCGGCCGTATGCCCGCTAGATAGTTGGTTGCCCGCTGAAACCATGCAGGCCATTGCAGCTGAAAACAACTTAGCTGAAACGGCTTTCTTCGTGCCAAAAAGCGGTAGCGAGTACGAAATTCGTTGGTTCACGCCGGCCGTCGAAGTGGAGTTGTGTGGCCACGCTACCTTGGCTTCGGCGCACGTGCTGTACCAGCATTTAGCGTTTGAAGGCACTGAAATTACCTTTCATTCCCGGAGCGGCCCCTTGCTTGTGCTGCGCGAAACCGATGGCCGCCTGACACTGGACTTTCCTAGCCGCCCGCCCCAGCCATTGCCCAACCATCCCGACGGACTGCTCGATGGACTTGGCGCTACTCCCTTACACGTGCTGGCTGGCCCGGACCTGGTGGCCCTTTTTGCCAGCGAAGCCGAAGTGCGCGCTATTCGCCCCGACTTCACTCAGTTAGCCCGCGTGGAGTATCGTGCGGTCATCGTTACGGCCCCTGGTACTGATGGTATTGATTTCGTGTCGCGGTTTTTCGGGCCGCGAGTGGGAGTGCCCGAGGACCCAGTTACTGGTTCGGCGCACACTACGCTCATTCCATATTGGGCCGAAAAACTTGGCAAGAATACGCTGAAAGCCCGCCAAGTGTCACCTCGCGGCGGCGACCTATGGTGCGAGTTACGCGGCGACCGGGTGCGCATCAGTGGCTATGCCGTGACGTATCTGCGTGGCGAAATCGAAGTAGCAGAGATGCCAGTATCAACCACATAG